The Candidatus Methylomirabilis tolerans genome includes the window GTGTGTCGAGCGCGCGCGGCAAGAATACCGGTCAGACCCTGACGGGTTCGCGGCCAATCACACCTTGCAAGACGCGGCGGTGTTGAATGTGTTGCGGGCGTGCGAACAGGCGATTGACCTGGCCAATCATGTGATTCATACGTACAAGATGGGTATTCCCACCGCCAGCACAGAAAGTTTCGATCTGCTGCTGGCAAAGCATGTCATTGACGTGGCCCTGTCGGAGAAACTTAAACAGATGGT containing:
- a CDS encoding DUF86 domain-containing protein; translation: MNDIVINKIQSIQRCVERARQEYRSDPDGFAANHTLQDAAVLNVLRACEQAIDLANHVIHTYKMGIPTASTESFDLLLAKHVIDVALSEKLKQMVHFRNIVIHQYQRMDIEIVTSVIVSGLDDLVQFGDRVKEFISER